The following coding sequences lie in one Amycolatopsis cihanbeyliensis genomic window:
- a CDS encoding GGDEF domain-containing protein, with amino-acid sequence MSRPEGLAGLLERGSWDEYAAGVLRGLGDQAAALLLLDFDRFEAVNDAYGHQAGDMVLEAMAGMLTAEVRAIDLVGRFEGAGGHRFDRFLILLPAAGSQFGLTAAHRIRIRVRETAVGIRSPSGQQVMLTGLTASIGVAVHADAGEDLANLLRQADDALSRAKGEGRDRVALAEAAC; translated from the coding sequence GTGTCGCGTCCGGAAGGGCTGGCTGGGCTGTTGGAAAGAGGGAGCTGGGACGAGTACGCGGCGGGGGTGCTCCGTGGGCTGGGTGACCAGGCCGCGGCGTTGCTGCTACTCGACTTCGACCGGTTCGAGGCGGTCAATGACGCATACGGCCACCAGGCCGGTGACATGGTCCTCGAGGCCATGGCCGGGATGCTCACGGCCGAGGTGCGCGCGATCGACCTGGTCGGCCGGTTCGAGGGGGCCGGCGGCCACCGGTTCGACCGGTTCCTCATCCTGCTGCCCGCGGCCGGCTCGCAGTTCGGGCTGACAGCGGCCCACCGCATCCGTATCCGCGTCAGGGAGACCGCGGTCGGCATCCGCTCACCCAGTGGGCAGCAGGTGATGCTGACCGGGCTCACGGCCTCGATCGGCGTCGCCGTGCACGCGGACGCCGGCGAGGACCTCGCCAACTTGCTCCGGCAGGCCGACGACGCCCTGTCGCGAGCAAAGGGGGAGGGGCGGGACCGGGTCGCGCTCGCCGAAGCCGCCTGCTGA